The Methanohalophilus portucalensis genome window below encodes:
- a CDS encoding phosphatase PAP2 family protein: MVPLTIAGNLFIWLLIAAFLYIFKGKSYAVYYLSLLLIIWLLVYGMKSLFMVSRPETGRILVDAAGYSFPSSHTALAFGTASFLHPVSGKSSYFFWIFAIMMGISRIVVGVHYPSDVVAGAITGIILGYAGLLLYPAFVRKVKRFRID, encoded by the coding sequence ATGGTCCCCCTGACAATAGCGGGAAACCTGTTTATATGGTTGTTAATCGCTGCATTTCTATATATATTTAAAGGTAAATCCTATGCAGTCTATTACTTGTCACTTTTGTTAATAATATGGCTGCTTGTTTATGGGATGAAATCATTATTCATGGTCTCCCGGCCAGAAACTGGACGTATCCTTGTGGATGCAGCAGGCTATTCTTTTCCCAGCAGTCACACAGCACTGGCTTTTGGAACTGCCAGTTTTTTGCATCCAGTTTCAGGCAAATCAAGTTATTTTTTCTGGATATTTGCCATAATGATGGGTATCAGCCGGATAGTGGTGGGTGTACATTATCCCTCGGATGTTGTAGCAGGTGCAATTACAGGTATTATTTTGGGTTATGCAGGTTTGCTTTTGTATCCTGCATTTGTAAGAAAAGTAAAAAGGTTTAGAATTGATTAA
- a CDS encoding LSm family protein produces MGNRPLDILNNALNTAVIVRLKGAREFRGTLQGYDVHMNLVLDEAEEIKEGEIVRKIGSVVVRGDNVVYVSP; encoded by the coding sequence ATGGGAAACAGACCTCTGGATATACTGAACAACGCATTAAACACAGCCGTAATCGTAAGATTGAAAGGTGCAAGAGAATTTCGTGGAACACTTCAGGGATATGACGTTCACATGAATCTGGTACTGGATGAAGCTGAAGAAATCAAGGAAGGAGAAATAGTCCGCAAGATTGGCAGCGTTGTTGTCCGTGGCGATAATGTTGTATATGTATCTCCGTAA
- a CDS encoding bifunctional nuclease family protein, with protein sequence MPEEDETCQVNVKGVYLMKMEEGIAPTVILEGPTGKIMPIYIGHLEALSINNALNSETTPRPMTHDLLMSILSRMEGKVESVFIDEKTEGVFFARLTLSKNDVKMEFDARPSDCIALALRADVPINIKDEILENDIISPEKLDGAKSFESLL encoded by the coding sequence ATGCCAGAGGAAGACGAAACCTGCCAGGTGAATGTAAAGGGGGTTTACCTCATGAAAATGGAAGAGGGAATAGCCCCAACTGTCATCCTGGAAGGTCCGACCGGAAAAATAATGCCGATTTATATCGGGCATCTGGAAGCCCTGTCCATAAATAATGCATTAAACAGTGAGACCACACCTCGTCCAATGACCCATGACCTTTTAATGTCCATCCTCTCAAGAATGGAAGGCAAAGTTGAAAGCGTGTTTATTGATGAAAAGACAGAAGGAGTATTTTTCGCCCGTCTGACTTTGAGCAAAAACGATGTTAAAATGGAATTCGATGCAAGACCCAGTGATTGTATCGCCCTTGCTCTGCGAGCAGATGTTCCAATCAATATCAAAGATGAAATCCTGGAAAATGACATCATAAGTCCCGAGAAACTGGACGGCGCGAAATCATTCGAATCCCTGTTGTAA
- a CDS encoding DinB/UmuC family translesion DNA polymerase has product MGRIATLPENSSDHDLIMPVLDNLADDVIKKTIKRGVSFRQVTLIVITSDFKTQTRNHTLQRAVAEKEILRSNLDKLLTTFLEENKLAIRRIGVRVAGLQEVSSQTTLASYF; this is encoded by the coding sequence ATTGGCAGGATAGCCACTTTGCCGGAAAATTCATCGGATCACGATTTGATAATGCCAGTTCTGGATAACCTTGCCGATGATGTGATTAAAAAGACCATCAAAAGAGGTGTTTCCTTCCGTCAGGTTACACTGATTGTAATCACATCTGATTTCAAAACCCAAACTCGTAACCATACCCTCCAGAGAGCGGTTGCTGAAAAAGAAATTCTGAGGTCAAATCTGGATAAATTGCTAACAACCTTCCTTGAGGAAAACAAATTGGCCATTCGCCGGATTGGAGTTAGGGTTGCCGGGTTACAGGAAGTTTCATCTCAGACAACACTTGCTTCTTACTTTTGA
- a CDS encoding serpin family protein, which yields MISSIFLGCVEDSTVNTKTTINTDSVNGYDISTANNAFAFDMYSLIKNGDENIFFSPYSIFTTMAICYDGAEGSTKEQLSDACYYPLNKSVLEESSKEMVDTINSNSDYYSLETANALWVRNDYPLNKKFVNNSETYYGGKITNVDFRNEPEESQEIINEWIATKTNGKIRDLISDDMINPEWTDMIITNTLYFKGNWLIEFDVDDTQKEPFYNSSSSEEGTLVDMMYVWKYFSYGENKDAKVVELPYKGRDLSMYIVLPEKNNIEDFENKFTLSDYNELKSTMEPGQDVRIWLPKYTFETKTKLSDPLIEMGVVDAFDVENADFSGIFDSQKMPRGYSLKIDDVVHQTFIEVNETGTEAAAATAEDMAYSKPPGEVFDFKADHPFMFFIEDKRTGCILFMGKIEKPEYGEMS from the coding sequence ATGATTTCATCGATTTTTCTAGGTTGTGTTGAAGATTCAACTGTAAATACAAAGACCACGATCAATACAGATTCAGTCAATGGTTATGATATTTCAACTGCAAACAATGCTTTTGCTTTTGATATGTATTCACTGATTAAGAATGGAGATGAAAATATCTTTTTTTCACCATATAGCATCTTCACTACAATGGCCATTTGCTACGATGGTGCTGAAGGTTCCACAAAAGAACAGTTGTCAGATGCGTGTTACTATCCTCTCAACAAATCCGTTCTTGAAGAGAGTTCAAAAGAGATGGTAGATACGATCAACTCTAATAGCGACTATTATAGTCTTGAAACTGCAAATGCTCTCTGGGTGCGGAATGATTATCCACTGAATAAGAAGTTTGTAAACAACTCAGAAACCTACTATGGTGGAAAAATAACAAATGTAGATTTTAGAAATGAACCTGAAGAATCCCAAGAGATCATCAATGAATGGATCGCCACAAAGACCAATGGTAAAATCAGGGATTTGATTTCAGATGACATGATTAATCCTGAATGGACAGACATGATCATTACAAACACACTTTACTTTAAAGGAAACTGGCTCATTGAATTTGATGTGGATGATACGCAAAAAGAACCCTTCTATAATTCATCTTCAAGCGAAGAAGGAACTCTTGTAGATATGATGTATGTATGGAAGTATTTCAGTTATGGCGAAAACAAAGATGCAAAAGTCGTCGAACTTCCATACAAAGGCAGAGATTTAAGCATGTACATTGTTCTTCCTGAAAAAAACAACATTGAAGATTTTGAAAATAAATTTACTCTCTCTGATTATAATGAACTCAAATCTACCATGGAACCAGGACAGGATGTACGAATCTGGTTACCAAAGTATACATTTGAAACAAAAACCAAACTATCAGATCCATTAATTGAAATGGGAGTTGTTGATGCTTTTGATGTAGAAAATGCTGACTTCTCTGGAATCTTTGATAGCCAAAAAATGCCACGTGGGTACTCATTAAAAATAGATGATGTTGTTCATCAGACATTCATTGAAGTGAATGAAACTGGCACAGAGGCGGCAGCAGCAACTGCAGAGGATATGGCTTACAGTAAGCCTCCAGGAGAGGTATTCGATTTCAAGGCAGATCATCCATTCATGTTCTTTATCGAAGATAAGAGAACGGGCTGTATTCTTTTTATGGGTAAAATTGAAAAACCTGAATATGGGGAAATGTCATAA
- the purF gene encoding amidophosphoribosyltransferase, which yields MKEECGVVGVLLDDTKSQSKTAALQIYYSLYALQHRGQESTGITVYNGGSTHSLKGMGLVPEVYAREDIVKLVGHVGIGHVRYSTTGQSRIENCQPLIVNYKSGTVAIAHNGNLINGHDLRDELESEGRIFITDSDTEVVAHLLVKELLKHGAVESIKNVMKRLKGSYSLAIMIDDLLIAARDPLGIKPLCIGKTDLGLVVASESVAIDTLNGKLIRDVKPGEIVVLKDGEVESHQVYNTTHAAHCVFEYIYFARPDSVIDGQLVYKVRERIGRELAKEHSVEADIISPVPDSGITSAVGYSRESKIQYQEGLMKNRYIGRTFILPGQEMREIAVRLKMNTIAENIEDKKVVLIDDSVVRGTTSRRIINMIKDSGAREVHARIGSPAIIAPCYMGIDMATREELIAANNKVENICNTINADSLGYLSIDGLVRAIGLDKEDLCMGCLTEVYPLEIPGEKCQCRQTRLNQF from the coding sequence ATGAAGGAAGAATGCGGTGTTGTAGGGGTTTTACTGGATGATACAAAATCCCAATCAAAAACCGCCGCACTTCAGATTTACTATTCTCTCTATGCACTACAGCACAGGGGCCAGGAATCCACCGGCATTACTGTTTACAATGGTGGTTCAACCCATTCACTGAAAGGGATGGGACTTGTCCCGGAAGTTTATGCAAGAGAAGACATCGTTAAACTTGTAGGTCATGTGGGAATCGGTCATGTCCGCTATTCCACAACGGGCCAGTCACGCATAGAAAATTGCCAGCCCCTTATTGTGAATTATAAAAGTGGTACTGTAGCTATTGCTCATAATGGCAACCTGATAAACGGCCATGACCTGCGGGATGAACTGGAATCAGAAGGCAGGATTTTCATTACCGATTCTGACACTGAAGTTGTTGCCCACCTTCTGGTCAAGGAACTGCTAAAGCATGGAGCTGTAGAGTCTATCAAGAATGTGATGAAAAGGCTCAAGGGATCATATTCCCTGGCCATAATGATCGATGACCTCCTGATAGCCGCCAGGGACCCCCTTGGAATCAAACCTCTCTGCATAGGAAAAACTGACCTTGGGCTGGTAGTTGCATCCGAAAGTGTGGCCATTGATACATTAAACGGCAAACTTATCCGGGATGTGAAACCAGGCGAGATCGTTGTATTAAAAGATGGTGAAGTGGAAAGTCATCAGGTATACAATACCACACATGCAGCACATTGTGTTTTTGAATACATCTATTTTGCAAGACCTGACTCTGTAATTGATGGACAGCTCGTCTACAAAGTAAGGGAACGTATTGGCAGGGAACTTGCAAAAGAACATTCTGTTGAAGCAGATATTATTTCCCCCGTCCCGGATTCGGGTATTACTTCTGCTGTCGGATATTCCCGGGAATCCAAAATCCAGTATCAGGAAGGTTTAATGAAAAACCGCTATATTGGCAGGACCTTTATTCTTCCAGGCCAGGAAATGAGGGAAATCGCTGTCAGGCTCAAGATGAACACGATTGCAGAAAACATAGAGGACAAGAAGGTAGTACTCATCGATGATAGTGTTGTAAGGGGAACTACTTCCCGAAGAATCATCAATATGATAAAAGACTCAGGTGCCAGAGAAGTACACGCCAGAATTGGGAGCCCCGCTATAATTGCCCCCTGCTATATGGGTATTGATATGGCTACCCGTGAGGAATTAATTGCGGCCAACAACAAAGTGGAAAATATTTGTAATACCATAAACGCAGATTCCCTGGGCTATCTAAGTATCGATGGACTGGTCAGGGCCATAGGTCTTGACAAAGAAGATCTCTGTATGGGATGTCTGACAGAAGTGTATCCACTGGAAATTCCAGGGGAAAAATGCCAGTGCAGGCAAACCCGGCTTAATCAATTCTAA
- a CDS encoding M23 family metallopeptidase, translating into MEKRDEKNWPLPVSVHIPDDGDAGCFWEDREDRHHCGIDLYAEKGTPIFAIEEGEVVEIGIMTSPSMIGYWNKTYHLIVRGNSGIYYKYGEMGMTIPEKGSRVKKYDRIGEVGQVLNTEMIDNTSPKYIQALKEKNPAMLHLEIWGKYPVTDHKLYLGGNWFGSKKPPGLLDPLHYLHK; encoded by the coding sequence ATGGAAAAAAGGGATGAAAAAAACTGGCCCCTTCCAGTATCGGTACATATACCAGATGATGGTGATGCGGGTTGTTTCTGGGAAGACAGAGAAGACCGCCATCACTGTGGCATTGACCTCTATGCAGAAAAAGGGACACCAATTTTTGCCATAGAGGAGGGAGAAGTTGTAGAAATTGGAATCATGACTTCTCCCTCAATGATAGGGTACTGGAATAAAACCTATCATTTAATAGTTAGAGGAAATTCCGGGATATATTACAAATACGGAGAGATGGGCATGACTATTCCGGAAAAAGGTTCAAGGGTCAAAAAATATGACCGGATTGGAGAGGTCGGGCAGGTACTCAACACTGAGATGATAGATAACACATCCCCAAAATACATCCAGGCACTCAAAGAAAAAAATCCTGCCATGTTACATCTTGAAATATGGGGAAAATACCCTGTTACAGATCATAAATTGTATCTTGGAGGCAATTGGTTTGGATCCAAAAAACCTCCGGGCCTCCTGGACCCCCTGCATTATTTGCATAAATGA
- a CDS encoding Y-family DNA polymerase, translated as MSRIVVHVDMDYFYAAVEERENPSLIGRPVVVCMYSGRGEHGGSVSTSNYTAREYGIKSGMPCSRAIKLNPDAVFLPVRKEFYTEVSDSIMEVLRLHADSDESFEQISIDEAFIEVTANCNGDFECALKLGEDIKQKILEKEQLTCSVGIGPNKLIAKMASSENKPDGLTVISQNDVNSFLEDRTASQLWGVGDVTAARLEKMGIKSVGQLASSDIVSLIDAFGKKKGSWLKKAA; from the coding sequence ATGTCACGTATTGTTGTCCATGTGGACATGGACTACTTTTATGCTGCTGTTGAGGAGCGTGAAAACCCTTCCCTTATAGGCAGGCCTGTAGTGGTCTGCATGTATTCGGGTAGAGGGGAGCACGGGGGCTCGGTAAGCACCTCCAATTATACAGCCCGCGAATATGGTATTAAATCAGGTATGCCCTGTTCCAGAGCCATTAAACTGAATCCGGATGCGGTTTTTCTTCCTGTAAGAAAAGAGTTTTACACTGAAGTTTCTGACAGTATCATGGAAGTACTGCGCTTACATGCAGATAGTGATGAATCTTTTGAGCAGATAAGTATAGATGAGGCATTCATCGAAGTTACGGCAAACTGTAACGGTGATTTTGAATGTGCCCTTAAATTGGGTGAAGATATTAAGCAAAAGATTCTGGAAAAAGAACAGCTTACATGTTCTGTGGGGATTGGGCCCAACAAACTCATTGCCAAAATGGCATCCTCAGAAAATAAACCCGATGGGCTTACTGTCATATCACAAAATGATGTAAACTCATTTCTGGAAGATCGGACTGCCTCTCAACTCTGGGGTGTAGGGGATGTCACAGCCGCCAGGCTTGAAAAAATGGGCATAAAATCAGTGGGGCAACTTGCTTCTTCGGACATTGTGTCTCTCATAGATGCTTTTGGTAAAAAGAAAGGTTCATGGCTCAAAAAGGCTGCATAG
- a CDS encoding 50S ribosomal protein L37e yields the protein MSKGTPSRGKRQKRTHAKCRRCGSVSLNIHTKQCTSCGFGKTSRMRSYKWQRKCKY from the coding sequence ATGTCAAAAGGTACTCCCTCAAGAGGAAAAAGACAGAAACGTACACATGCTAAATGCAGACGTTGCGGTAGCGTATCTCTTAACATCCATACCAAACAGTGCACATCATGCGGATTTGGTAAGACCTCACGTATGAGAAGTTACAAGTGGCAGCGCAAGTGCAAATACTGA
- a CDS encoding hydantoinase B/oxoprolinase family protein: MQNNSNSWDFWIDRGGTFTDIVALKPDGELLTHKLLSDNPEQYEDAAIEGIRQVLNIGKNETLPAEKIASIRMGTTVGTNALLERRGEPTVLVITERFRDILKIGYQNRPSIFALDINKPEVLYEEVIEARQRYSCDGTIVTPLNYEETKEKLREYYHKGYRSVAVALMHSFRYPDHEEQIEKIAHDVGYTNISLSHRTSPLSKMVARAETTVVDAYLSPVLEHYVNLVRNELNDQKNSTDIFFMQSSGGLVDGGSFRGKDSILSGPAGGIVGSAEVCRMAGFGRVISFDMGGTSTDVAHYRGEMERTLESTVSGTHLHTPMLNIHTVAAGGGSILHFEDGRFQTGPDSAGADPGPACYRKGGPLTVTDCNVMLGKINPQNFPQIFGENADLPLDRDIVVKKFRALAEEIKLQTGKSMKPEEVAEGFLKVAVENMANAIKHISVKRGYNLEDYILCCFGGAGAQHAGLVADSLGIGKILIHPFAGVLSAYGMGLADRRVIEEKALEKYLEEGIEKELTGVTKNLSEKGMERMLATGDRNIDIETVERVRLKYEGTETTFDVPCGPIEEMTKMFHNLHIERFGFVSENRKLVVDSAYVEIIGKNQTPAETTHLLTDKNPIPASSKEVYMEGRWHRIPLFTRDVLKPGNLITGPALIMEDTTTIVLECKWQASITEHNHLLLEKKITKSRPDIGTEVDPVMLEIFNNRFMSVAEQMGYRLRNAAHSVNIKERLDFSCAIFDGSGNLVANAPHIPVHLGSMEDAVKEVIRNHENDFSEGDTYILNSPYHGGTHLPDITAVSPLISNGKPQFYVASRGHHADIGGITPGSMPPLSKRIEEEGVLIEEFKLTEQGKFREEELVKLFNQATYPPRNPDQNIADLKAQIAANQKGIEELRKLVDTYSLKTITAYMQHVQDNAEMAVESVIDVLENGDFEYRLDDDSKIAVRVRIDRNNTKAIIDFTHTSPQTKSNFNAPSAVCKAAVLYVFRTLVQDDIPLNSGCLRPITIIIPENSMLNPSYPAAVVAGNVETSQYIVDCLYGALGILAPSQGTMNNFTFGNDRFQYYETICGGAGAGNGFDGEDAVQTHMTNSLITDPEIMELRFPVRIEEFSIRSGSAGEGKFKGGNGVVRKIRFLKKMKAAILSSHRKYPPKGMAGGEAASTGENLLARKNGETIELSAADEVEVEEGDTFIIKTPGGGGYGKKG; encoded by the coding sequence ATGCAAAATAATTCAAATTCCTGGGACTTCTGGATTGACAGGGGAGGCACCTTCACCGATATAGTGGCCCTAAAACCGGATGGAGAACTCCTGACACACAAACTCCTGTCCGACAATCCCGAACAATACGAAGATGCTGCTATAGAGGGAATACGACAGGTTCTGAATATTGGGAAAAATGAAACCCTTCCTGCAGAAAAAATTGCATCTATCCGCATGGGAACCACTGTAGGAACAAATGCACTGCTTGAGCGCAGGGGAGAGCCTACAGTACTTGTAATAACGGAAAGGTTCCGGGATATCCTGAAAATAGGATACCAGAACCGCCCTTCCATATTTGCACTTGATATCAATAAACCCGAAGTCCTCTATGAGGAAGTTATTGAAGCCAGACAAAGATACAGCTGTGACGGAACAATAGTAACTCCTCTGAACTATGAGGAGACCAAAGAAAAACTTAGGGAATATTACCATAAAGGCTACCGTTCTGTTGCAGTTGCCCTTATGCATTCATTTCGCTATCCTGATCACGAAGAGCAAATAGAAAAGATTGCACATGATGTAGGATATACCAATATATCCCTCTCCCATCGCACAAGCCCGTTAAGCAAGATGGTTGCCCGGGCAGAAACAACAGTTGTGGATGCATACCTGTCCCCCGTGCTGGAACATTATGTAAATCTGGTCCGCAATGAACTCAATGACCAGAAAAACTCGACAGATATTTTCTTCATGCAATCAAGCGGCGGACTTGTAGATGGAGGCAGTTTTAGGGGCAAAGACAGTATTCTTTCGGGACCTGCCGGCGGTATCGTAGGATCAGCAGAAGTCTGCAGGATGGCAGGGTTTGGCCGGGTAATCAGTTTTGATATGGGAGGAACATCCACCGATGTAGCCCATTACAGGGGAGAAATGGAACGAACCCTCGAATCAACTGTCTCAGGAACACATCTGCACACTCCCATGCTGAACATACATACTGTTGCCGCAGGCGGTGGATCAATCCTGCATTTTGAAGATGGCAGGTTCCAGACAGGACCCGATTCTGCGGGCGCCGATCCCGGACCCGCCTGCTACAGGAAAGGAGGGCCACTTACTGTTACTGACTGTAACGTAATGCTGGGCAAGATAAACCCACAGAATTTTCCCCAAATTTTCGGTGAAAATGCGGATTTACCCCTTGACAGGGACATTGTTGTGAAAAAATTCCGTGCACTTGCAGAAGAAATAAAGTTGCAAACCGGCAAAAGCATGAAACCGGAAGAAGTTGCAGAAGGTTTCCTGAAGGTGGCAGTGGAAAATATGGCTAATGCCATCAAGCACATTTCGGTGAAAAGAGGGTATAATCTTGAAGATTACATTCTCTGTTGTTTCGGAGGTGCAGGAGCCCAACATGCGGGCCTTGTAGCTGATTCTCTGGGTATTGGAAAAATACTGATTCATCCCTTTGCAGGAGTACTGTCAGCCTATGGGATGGGACTTGCAGACAGACGGGTAATCGAGGAGAAGGCCCTGGAAAAGTACCTTGAAGAAGGGATTGAAAAGGAACTGACAGGTGTCACAAAGAACCTTTCTGAAAAAGGAATGGAACGTATGCTTGCCACAGGTGACAGGAATATTGACATCGAAACCGTGGAAAGGGTCCGCCTGAAATATGAAGGTACTGAAACAACTTTTGATGTGCCATGTGGCCCTATAGAAGAAATGACAAAAATGTTTCACAACCTGCACATAGAACGTTTTGGTTTTGTAAGCGAAAATAGAAAACTGGTAGTGGATTCTGCTTATGTGGAAATTATTGGCAAGAACCAGACACCTGCAGAAACCACCCATTTATTAACAGATAAAAACCCGATACCTGCATCTTCAAAGGAAGTTTACATGGAAGGGAGATGGCATCGGATACCTTTGTTCACAAGGGATGTTCTCAAACCCGGCAATCTGATTACCGGTCCTGCCTTAATCATGGAAGATACAACTACCATTGTACTGGAATGTAAATGGCAGGCTTCCATAACAGAACACAATCATTTGCTACTGGAAAAAAAGATAACAAAGTCCAGACCGGATATTGGTACTGAAGTCGATCCCGTCATGCTTGAGATATTCAATAACCGTTTCATGTCAGTAGCCGAACAAATGGGATACAGGTTGCGCAATGCAGCCCATTCGGTAAATATAAAGGAGAGACTGGATTTTTCCTGTGCAATCTTTGATGGCAGCGGCAATCTTGTTGCAAATGCGCCCCACATCCCGGTACACCTGGGCTCTATGGAAGATGCAGTAAAAGAGGTAATCCGCAATCATGAAAATGATTTCAGCGAAGGTGATACCTACATTCTCAATTCCCCCTATCATGGAGGAACCCACCTCCCTGATATCACAGCCGTTTCCCCGCTTATTAGCAATGGTAAACCACAATTTTATGTAGCATCCAGGGGCCACCATGCGGATATCGGCGGGATCACTCCGGGTTCCATGCCACCATTAAGCAAGAGGATAGAGGAAGAAGGAGTTCTTATTGAAGAATTCAAACTTACAGAGCAAGGAAAATTCCGGGAAGAAGAATTAGTGAAACTTTTCAATCAGGCAACGTATCCTCCTCGAAACCCCGACCAGAACATCGCAGATCTCAAAGCACAAATTGCTGCCAACCAGAAAGGAATAGAAGAACTCCGCAAGCTTGTTGATACCTATTCCCTGAAAACCATTACTGCATACATGCAACATGTACAGGATAATGCTGAAATGGCAGTGGAAAGTGTGATTGATGTTTTAGAAAATGGAGACTTCGAGTACAGACTGGATGATGACAGTAAAATTGCAGTAAGGGTAAGAATTGACAGGAATAACACAAAAGCAATTATCGATTTTACACACACTTCACCTCAAACAAAAAGTAATTTCAATGCACCGTCTGCAGTCTGCAAAGCTGCGGTACTTTATGTATTCAGGACACTTGTGCAGGATGATATCCCGCTCAACTCGGGCTGTCTCAGGCCTATTACCATAATCATTCCCGAAAATTCGATGCTTAATCCTTCATATCCTGCAGCTGTTGTGGCCGGCAATGTCGAAACTTCCCAATACATCGTGGATTGCCTCTACGGAGCCCTTGGTATACTTGCACCGTCCCAGGGAACAATGAATAATTTCACTTTCGGCAATGACAGATTCCAGTATTATGAGACCATCTGCGGAGGAGCAGGAGCAGGCAATGGTTTTGATGGAGAAGATGCGGTCCAGACACACATGACTAATTCCCTGATCACAGACCCCGAAATCATGGAACTACGTTTTCCTGTCAGAATAGAAGAATTCAGTATTCGAAGTGGTAGCGCAGGAGAGGGGAAATTTAAGGGAGGCAACGGCGTGGTCAGAAAGATACGTTTTCTCAAAAAAATGAAGGCAGCAATTCTTTCAAGCCACAGGAAATATCCGCCAAAGGGAATGGCAGGCGGAGAAGCTGCAAGCACCGGCGAAAACCTTCTGGCAAGGAAAAATGGGGAAACTATTGAACTTTCAGCAGCTGATGAAGTAGAAGTGGAAGAGGGAGATACTTTCATAATTAAGACCCCAGGAGGAGGAGGTTATGGAAAAAAGGGATGA
- the thiD gene encoding bifunctional hydroxymethylpyrimidine kinase/phosphomethylpyrimidine kinase: protein MSNTKVALTIAGSDSGGGAGIEADIRTFSALGMHPTCAVTCITSQNTMGLQDSTEVPLSHISSQIYAVCTDMDVKWAKTGMLSSPEIIDVVASEVNKHRLKLVVDPVMAAEAGGSLLAESALSILKEKLLPLAFVVTPNIYEAKALSGVTINTWEDGQKAARRIAKLGVDNVIITGGHFDASDLVYESHNDTFTTISSRFVEGGTHGSGCTYSAALLVYLSNELRVPEAARCAKRFVENAISRSTDVGMGVSPVDPLAFLRNSAAKYHTLVNTTEALDILLSEKAFSKLIPEVGCNIAMATPEAETISDVAGVHGRITRSKDRPVASGCVGFGASKHVGSVVLAAIHSNPEIRACLNVKYSKEILAACSQMGFGIASFERKDEPSDVSTMDWGTAYAIEKYGKVPEIIYDEGDIGKEPMIRLLGKSATDVVEMALRIVERIN, encoded by the coding sequence ATGAGCAATACAAAGGTAGCCCTTACGATAGCAGGTTCAGATTCCGGCGGCGGTGCCGGCATAGAAGCAGACATTCGTACCTTTTCGGCACTGGGGATGCATCCCACATGCGCTGTTACATGCATCACCTCCCAGAACACAATGGGACTGCAGGATTCAACGGAGGTGCCCCTATCCCATATATCCTCTCAGATTTATGCGGTATGTACGGATATGGATGTAAAGTGGGCAAAAACAGGAATGCTTTCTTCTCCTGAAATTATCGATGTGGTTGCATCTGAGGTAAATAAGCATCGTCTTAAACTGGTTGTGGATCCTGTAATGGCTGCCGAGGCAGGAGGCTCCTTGCTTGCAGAATCTGCGCTTAGTATCCTGAAAGAAAAATTGTTGCCTCTGGCTTTTGTTGTAACTCCCAACATATATGAGGCAAAAGCCCTGTCAGGAGTTACGATAAATACCTGGGAAGATGGGCAGAAAGCAGCTCGCAGGATAGCAAAGCTCGGTGTGGATAATGTAATAATCACAGGAGGCCATTTTGATGCTTCGGATCTTGTCTATGAATCCCACAATGACACATTTACAACAATATCAAGCCGATTTGTTGAAGGGGGAACTCATGGTTCAGGGTGTACCTATTCAGCGGCTTTGCTTGTTTATCTCTCAAATGAATTGAGAGTGCCCGAAGCTGCAAGGTGTGCCAAAAGATTTGTAGAAAATGCTATTTCCAGAAGTACTGATGTTGGAATGGGTGTATCCCCTGTAGATCCGCTTGCTTTTCTGCGTAATTCAGCTGCAAAATACCATACTTTAGTGAATACTACCGAAGCCCTGGATATCCTGCTTTCGGAAAAGGCTTTTTCAAAACTTATCCCCGAGGTAGGATGCAATATTGCCATGGCAACTCCTGAGGCTGAAACAATATCAGATGTAGCCGGTGTACATGGTCGTATAACCCGTTCAAAAGACAGGCCTGTGGCATCAGGTTGTGTGGGGTTTGGTGCCAGTAAACATGTTGGAAGTGTGGTACTTGCTGCTATACATTCCAATCCTGAAATCAGGGCATGCCTGAATGTTAAGTACAGCAAGGAGATACTTGCTGCCTGCAGCCAGATGGGCTTTGGCATTGCTTCTTTTGAACGCAAGGACGAACCTTCTGATGTGAGTACAATGGATTGGGGCACGGCTTATGCAATAGAAAAATATGGTAAGGTTCCTGAAATCATATATGATGAAGGCGATATAGGAAAAGAACCAATGATAAGACTGCTTGGCAAAAGTGCGACAGATGTTGTTGAGATGGCTTTGCGAATAGTTGAACGAATTAACTGA